The genomic window GGCGATGTGAAGTCCATGATCGAGGGTGAGCTACATCAGAACTTCATCATGAACGGCTCGGCTCACATGATGAGCGTGCCGCGTATCGAGCTCTGTGGTGATCGTGCGGTAGCGACGGGTCACAGTCAGCTCGTGATCAAGATCCCTGGTACAGAAGCGGATTTCAAAGTTCTGCGTATTACGGCCAACAGATGGGAATTGGTCAGGGAGGGGAATCACTGGCGGGTGAGTCGACGCGTCGGACGTTTGCTGGACGGACGTTCGGATGCGCGAGAACTGTTG from Rhodococcus sp. P1Y includes these protein-coding regions:
- a CDS encoding nuclear transport factor 2 family protein, which codes for MERQQPDLDALFLRVEAMEDKWQILQLLSTYGPAVDSGSADAASELWQEDGVYDVDSGILDGRGDVKSMIEGELHQNFIMNGSAHMMSVPRIELCGDRAVATGHSQLVIKIPGTEADFKVLRITANRWELVREGNHWRVSRRVGRLLDGRSDARELLAAGVGTELRPQATDPAPGM